From Mycobacterium colombiense CECT 3035:
AACCGAAGAACTCCGCGCAGAACGCGACCGACTGCACCCCGAACGTGTCCGGCGGTGAGATGCCCCGAGGCGACTCGATCTCCGCCGGCAAGCTTTCGTTCCCCGCCAGCGCGGCGCCGGGCGGCTGGACGGTGTTCTCCGATGATCAGGGCCCGAATCTGATCGGCGGGCTGGGGGTCGCCCAGGACGTGCCGGGGGCCAATCAGTGGATGATGACGGCCGAGGTGGGCGTCACCAATTTCGTTCCCAGCATGGACCTTACGGCGCAGGCCACGAAGTTGATGCAATGCATCGTCGCGGGTCCCGGCTATGCGAACGCCCAGCCCACACTGGGACCGACGAAGTCGTCGTCGATCACCGTCGACGGCACCAAGGCCGTCCGGGTCGACGCCGACGTTACGATCGCCGACCCCAGCCGCAACGTCAAGGGCGACTCGGTCACCATCATCGCCGTCGACACCAAGCCGGTCACGGTCTTCATCGGCAGCACACCCATCGGCGACGCCGCTTCGGCGGGCCTCGTCGGCAAAATTATTGCCGCGCTGAAGGTCTCGAAGTCCTGACGCGAATCGGACCGGCTAACCGGCCGGGCCGGTCGGTGCCGAGACGTGGGTGGCCTCCGAGCGCCCGCGCAGTACCGTGGAATAGCATTCGGCCCACTGCGCGCGCTCGGCCTCACCCGCGGCGTCGATGGCACGCGCCGAGCACAGGATTCGCCGGTCCGAGGTTTTTGCGAGGTCGGCCAGCCGCGCGGCCTCGTTGACCGCATCGCCGATCACGGTGTATTCGTACCGGTTCTCGGCGCCGACGTTGCCCGCGAACACCCGTCCCGCTGACACACCGATGCCGAAATCGACCGGCAGCCTGCGCAGTTGGGCGCCGAGCGTGCGGGCGGTCGCCAACGCCGACGATGCGGGCTCGCTGATGGGCAACGGCACCCCGAAGACGGCCAGTGCGGCATCGCCGGCGAATTTGTTGATCAGCCCGTGGTGTTCGTCGACGGCGTGCACGACGATCCGGAAGAAGTCGTTGAGCACCTCCGCGACCTCTTGCGGGGGCGGCTTTCGGCGAGCTGGGTGGATCCCACCAGGTCGATGAACAGCACCGCCGCTTCGACCACGTCGCCCGAGAGAGTGGCCCCCTCGGTGAGGGCGCGCTGCGCGACATCGGCGCCGACATGGCGCCCGAACAGGTCACGCAGCCGGTCGCGCTCGGCGAGGCCGGCCACCATCCGGTTGAATCCCGTTTGCAGGCGCCCGATTTGGGAGCGTTCGTAAGCACCGACATAAGTTTCCATGCGGCCGTGCTCCACCTCGGCCATCGCGTCGACGACCTCGCCCACCGGATCCGAGATGGACCGCGAGGTCAGGATCATCGTGGGCAGCCCCAGCACCAGCGCCGCCAGCGACACCACGAGAATCGGCACGTCCAGCGAGGCCGACTTCTCGATCAGCCACCCATACGAGCGCAGAACGACCAGCGTCGCGATGACGGCGATGGGAAAGGCGCTGCACAAGAACCACAGCAGAACCAGCCGCGCGTACACGCTGGGCACCGCAAGCCGCGGTTCGGCGCCCAAGGTGGCGGCGCGCATGATGGGCCGCAGGGTCCGTTGCGCGAGCAGCATCCCGGTGCCGGCGGCCGCCGATCCGCCGAGCAGCACACCGAGCACGATGGGCAACAGAAGTCGCGGCCCGCCAGCCAGATTGAGCAGGATGAAGATCCCGCCGGTCAGCGCCCAGCACGTCACCAGGATCGCCGACTGGCGCCCGGCCAGCTTCATCACGGCTTCACGTTGTTGCGGGGTGGGTTCGTCACCCGCGACGTACCAGCGCACCGTGGGCGCCAGGCTGACGGCGCCGGCCACCGCGACGCTGACGATGCCCAGCGCGATGAGCAGCACCACGGGCGCGGTGTTCTGCCGCGCGAAGTCCGCGGTGGCGCCGACGGAGGTGTGGCCCCGCAGCGGGACCAGGATGGCCGCCGCCTCGACGACGGCCAGCACGTAGGACAGGCTCAGATCGAACCCGTATTGAAACAACCACCGCCGAAAGGACTTTCGTTGCCCCGTTGCGGGCGGCCCGGCCGGGCCACGCCACGATGACGGAAGCCGATCCCGAAGCCAGCCCACGGTGATCACCCTACGAAGGTAGCCGCTTCTAATCCGAAAATGGCTCTAAGCACCGTTGTTCGGCCCGCCGGAGTTCTGGCCCGGGATGTCGGTGATCGGGAAATTCGGCATCGGTTTCGGTGAGGGCGTGTTGGGCAGCGTGGGGATGTCGCCGGGCGGGATGTCGTGCAGGCCGTTGACGGGCGGACCGTTCTCCCGGCTGCCGTAACTGCTGCCGGGAGAACGTGATCCCAGCAGGTCGCTGACCGTCACCAGCCGGTATCCGTTGGCCTTGAGCACCGGGATGAACTGGTACACCAGGTCGACGGTGCTCGAGTAGGTGCTGTGCAGCAGGACCACCGAGCCGGGCTTGATGTAGGTCATCAGCATGTACCGCGTCGCCGCCGTGTTCGAGTCGTTCGCCCAATCGAAAGGGATCACATCCCAGAGGATTTCGGCGAGCCCGAATTGACCGGCGGCCTGGCGCACCACCGGGTCGGACAATCCGCCCGCGGGGCGATACAGGTTCGGGGTGCGGCCGGTCGCGGCGGTGATCGCGTCGTTGGCCTTGGAGAACTGGGCGGCGATGTCCTCGCGCGGGATCGTGGTCATGTTGGGGTGTTCCCAAGTGTGGCTGCCGATCTCCATCCCCGCGTCGGCGATGCGCTTGGCCCCGGCCGGGTTGGCGGCCACCTTGTTGCCGATCAGGAAGAAGGTGGCCTTGGCGTCGTTCGCCGTCAGGATGTGCAGCAGCCGCTCGTCGAACGGCCCCGGCCCGTCGTCGAATGTCAGCGCGACGCACTTGACGACCGAGCAGCTGAGGTCGTCGGCGCGCGTCACGTGGCCCGTGAGCCCGCCGATCACCAGCACCGCGACGGCCGCCGCCACACCGACAACCGTGCGCCAGTAGCGCCAGGCTTGGGTGTCGGGTCGTTTCGCCACCGTGGAAGTTTATCGAAGGACGGCCTGCCCGGGGCCGAGCGCGCTGGTCGGGCGCCCTCACTGGGGGCCGGCGATCTCCTCGAGCATCTCGGTGACCAGGGCGGCGATCGGGGATCGCTCGCTGCGCAACAGGGTGATGTGGGCGAACAGCGGATGGCCCTTGAGCTTCTCGATCACCGCCGCGACCCCGTCGTGGCGGCCCACCCGCAGGTTGTCACGCTGCGCGATGTCGTGCGTCAACACCACCCGCGACCCGGTGCCC
This genomic window contains:
- a CDS encoding polysaccharide deacetylase family protein, whose product is MAKRPDTQAWRYWRTVVGVAAAVAVLVIGGLTGHVTRADDLSCSVVKCVALTFDDGPGPFDERLLHILTANDAKATFFLIGNKVAANPAGAKRIADAGMEIGSHTWEHPNMTTIPREDIAAQFSKANDAITAATGRTPNLYRPAGGLSDPVVRQAAGQFGLAEILWDVIPFDWANDSNTAATRYMLMTYIKPGSVVLLHSTYSSTVDLVYQFIPVLKANGYRLVTVSDLLGSRSPGSSYGSRENGPPVNGLHDIPPGDIPTLPNTPSPKPMPNFPITDIPGQNSGGPNNGA